A window of Haliscomenobacter hydrossis DSM 1100 contains these coding sequences:
- the lipB gene encoding lipoyl(octanoyl) transferase LipB, with product MEQVIFKDLGRMSYQEAWDFQTQLHHEVVERKLALRKAEPNSPASGSGLHYLLFCEHPPVYTLGKSGSMDNLLLDEPSLQQAGFEFFKINRGGDITYHGPGQIVGYPIFDLDRFFTDVHRYVRTLEEAVIHTLATYGLKGIRVEKYTGVWLEASDEKPLRKICAIGVHLSRWVTMHGFAFNINTDLSHFEHIIPCGIVDEDKAVTSLAKELGRIQDIEEVKQRLQHHFAQVFGFEFAIPVNTIE from the coding sequence ATGGAGCAGGTGATTTTTAAGGATTTGGGGCGCATGTCCTACCAGGAAGCCTGGGACTTCCAAACACAGTTGCACCACGAAGTTGTGGAGCGCAAACTTGCTTTGCGCAAAGCCGAACCCAATTCTCCTGCCTCCGGTTCTGGCCTCCATTATTTGCTGTTTTGTGAACATCCTCCGGTATATACCCTTGGCAAAAGTGGGTCGATGGACAATCTTTTGCTCGACGAACCTTCGTTGCAACAAGCTGGTTTTGAGTTTTTTAAAATCAACCGTGGCGGTGACATCACTTACCACGGCCCTGGCCAGATTGTCGGGTATCCCATTTTTGACCTGGATCGATTTTTTACCGATGTACACCGCTATGTGCGTACTTTAGAAGAGGCAGTGATCCACACCCTGGCGACCTACGGCCTTAAAGGAATCCGGGTGGAAAAATACACCGGCGTTTGGTTGGAAGCCAGTGACGAAAAACCCCTGCGCAAAATATGCGCCATCGGGGTGCACCTGAGTCGTTGGGTCACCATGCACGGATTTGCGTTCAACATCAATACCGACCTCAGTCATTTTGAACACATCATTCCGTGTGGAATAGTGGATGAAGACAAAGCGGTGACTTCCCTGGCCAAAGAGTTAGGTCGGATTCAAGACATTGAAGAAGTAAAACAGCGCTTGCAGCATCATTTTGCCCAGGTATTTGGTTTTGAATTTGCTATTCCCGTAAACACCATTGAATGA
- a CDS encoding acyl-CoA thioesterase — protein sequence MQTLEPKRVTESRSVMTEMVMPNDANPMGNLMGGNLLRWMDIASAICAGKHCERHVVTASVDHVSFQRPIKVGDVVTLEATVTRAFNSSLEVYVEVFAADIKGQNARRCNHAYYSFVALDDANGSPISIPPVIPLTEIEQNRYDSAPRRREIRLILSGRMKPEDATDLKDFFKQFSNK from the coding sequence ATGCAAACCTTAGAGCCCAAACGTGTTACTGAATCGCGTTCGGTAATGACCGAGATGGTCATGCCCAACGATGCCAACCCCATGGGCAACCTGATGGGGGGCAACTTGTTGCGCTGGATGGACATCGCCAGTGCCATCTGTGCTGGCAAACATTGTGAACGACACGTTGTGACCGCTTCGGTTGACCATGTGTCTTTTCAACGCCCCATCAAGGTGGGCGATGTGGTCACCCTCGAAGCCACCGTCACCCGTGCTTTCAACAGCTCCCTGGAAGTTTACGTCGAAGTATTTGCCGCCGACATCAAAGGGCAAAATGCCCGGCGTTGCAACCATGCCTACTATAGTTTTGTAGCCCTCGACGATGCCAACGGCAGCCCGATTAGTATTCCTCCCGTTATTCCACTTACCGAAATTGAGCAGAACCGTTACGACAGCGCGCCACGCCGTCGCGAGATTCGCTTGATCCTGAGTGGTCGGATGAAACCCGAGGATGCCACCGATTTGAAGGATTTTTTTAAACAGTTTTCCAATAAATAA
- a CDS encoding VPS10 domain-containing protein: MPNCHNHCLLFIISSLMCWSCQLSTTTPPKPGQFGFDTKHAPADHFYLQRAYPEATFSEKAYTAALEQAKAQVALRTTPPLGFSESWDVKGPGNIGARVNAIAVHPNNEKIIYVGFSSGGLFKTTNGGSSWFPVFDNRAYLAIGAIAIDPNNPEIVYVGTGDPNITGYPFLGDGLYRSLNGGQSWTKIGLEATRIISKIIIDPSNSQRIHVGTMGLPFERNRQKGLYTSNNGGKTWRQSLFVSEQAGIIDLVIDPRNPKTLYACSWNRIRNSRESITAGPDSGIFKSNDSGSTWTKLEGGLPTGNLGRIGLAFYAGEPNLVFAVYSDANSQLLNIYRTANGGDNWEALLGPGKSNLPGSVMGGMGWYFGKIAVNPKDPNEIYLLCISLWKTSNGGLTWTTVGDASIHSDKHALVFTPTGDIIVGSDGGLNKNIKGDPFWTDIESIPTTQFYRVEYNPHFPNRYYGGAQDHGTVSGETLSENWIRMEGGDGFQMRFNPHDPKVMWAQTQNGVLRVSTNGGSFFQLAIRGIDRTDRVNWDAPLVMSSHDPQVLYTGTHRVYQNTTGSETVWKAISPDLTDGEIYGRNFHTLSCLHESSLNPELIMAGTSDGNVWYTKDTGTSWNRIDAGLPERYVTAVKTSPSNANTLYVSHSGYRDNDLRPHLHVSRNLGNTWTSLAGDLPPLAINDFIVLPGYNDSILFVATDGGVYSSINGGRNWYRLGGNLPIIAAFSLAWNVAKNELIVGTHGKSILTYPLRNLIGGLSTSTPAINLPDHLLKVYPQPFAEELQLEWQTPDLQSSWNLKVFDVTGRVIMAQTLGSTRDKQLRLSTALWKKGLYWLQISDGKQQIVRKLAKM; this comes from the coding sequence ATGCCAAATTGCCACAACCACTGCTTATTGTTCATTATTTCCTCGTTGATGTGTTGGTCTTGTCAGCTCAGTACAACAACTCCTCCCAAGCCCGGGCAGTTTGGATTTGACACGAAACACGCTCCTGCCGATCATTTTTATTTGCAAAGAGCTTATCCTGAAGCCACTTTTTCAGAAAAAGCCTACACCGCCGCGCTAGAACAGGCCAAAGCCCAAGTGGCACTACGGACTACCCCTCCACTCGGTTTTAGCGAGAGCTGGGATGTCAAAGGTCCCGGCAACATTGGTGCCAGGGTCAATGCCATCGCGGTGCATCCCAACAACGAAAAAATCATTTATGTGGGGTTTTCCAGTGGCGGTCTATTCAAAACCACCAACGGAGGCAGTTCCTGGTTTCCGGTTTTTGATAATCGGGCTTACCTGGCCATTGGAGCCATTGCCATCGACCCCAACAACCCGGAAATAGTTTACGTCGGCACGGGCGATCCCAATATCACCGGATATCCATTTTTGGGCGACGGCCTCTACCGATCCCTCAACGGGGGGCAAAGCTGGACTAAAATTGGCCTCGAAGCCACCCGGATCATTTCCAAAATCATCATCGACCCCAGCAATTCGCAACGCATTCACGTGGGTACCATGGGCTTGCCTTTTGAGCGCAACCGCCAAAAGGGATTATATACCAGCAACAACGGAGGCAAAACCTGGCGACAATCTTTGTTTGTCAGTGAACAGGCGGGCATCATCGACCTGGTCATCGATCCCCGCAATCCCAAAACTTTGTACGCCTGCTCCTGGAACCGCATCCGCAACAGTCGGGAATCGATCACAGCAGGGCCGGATTCGGGGATATTCAAAAGTAACGACAGTGGTTCAACCTGGACCAAATTGGAGGGTGGTTTACCAACTGGCAATCTGGGCCGAATTGGCCTGGCTTTTTACGCTGGTGAACCCAATCTGGTTTTTGCGGTGTACAGCGATGCCAACTCTCAATTGTTGAACATTTACCGCACGGCAAATGGAGGTGACAACTGGGAAGCATTGCTCGGGCCCGGCAAATCCAACCTGCCCGGCTCCGTGATGGGTGGGATGGGCTGGTATTTTGGCAAAATTGCCGTTAACCCCAAAGACCCCAATGAAATTTACTTGCTCTGTATTTCGCTATGGAAAACCAGCAACGGTGGCCTCACCTGGACTACTGTTGGTGATGCCAGTATCCACTCCGACAAACATGCGCTGGTGTTTACGCCGACGGGCGACATTATTGTGGGCAGTGATGGCGGACTCAATAAGAACATAAAGGGAGACCCATTCTGGACCGACATTGAATCTATTCCCACCACTCAATTCTACCGGGTGGAATACAATCCACATTTCCCCAACCGCTATTACGGAGGCGCCCAGGATCATGGTACGGTGAGTGGTGAAACCCTCAGCGAAAATTGGATCCGTATGGAAGGGGGTGACGGTTTTCAAATGCGTTTCAATCCCCACGACCCCAAAGTGATGTGGGCACAAACCCAGAACGGAGTCCTGCGCGTAAGTACCAATGGCGGGAGCTTTTTTCAACTCGCCATTCGGGGCATCGACCGCACTGATCGGGTCAACTGGGACGCGCCATTGGTGATGAGTAGCCATGATCCACAAGTCCTTTACACAGGCACACACCGGGTCTACCAGAATACAACGGGCTCAGAAACAGTCTGGAAAGCCATCAGTCCAGACTTGACCGATGGGGAAATTTACGGACGCAATTTTCATACCCTTTCCTGTTTGCATGAATCCTCCTTAAACCCGGAACTCATCATGGCCGGCACCAGCGATGGCAATGTATGGTACACTAAAGATACGGGTACTTCCTGGAACCGTATTGATGCCGGGCTACCGGAACGCTACGTTACCGCCGTTAAAACCTCACCCAGCAATGCCAATACCCTTTACGTCAGCCATTCGGGATACCGCGACAACGACCTCCGCCCCCACTTACACGTCAGCCGGAATCTGGGTAACACCTGGACCTCTTTGGCGGGAGATCTTCCCCCTCTGGCCATCAATGATTTTATCGTACTGCCGGGTTACAACGATTCCATCCTCTTTGTGGCTACCGATGGCGGGGTCTACTCCAGTATCAACGGGGGGCGAAACTGGTATCGACTGGGGGGTAATCTGCCCATTATCGCCGCCTTTAGCCTGGCCTGGAATGTGGCCAAAAACGAACTGATCGTGGGCACTCACGGCAAATCCATCCTTACTTATCCTTTGCGCAATTTAATCGGCGGGCTCAGCACTTCCACACCCGCCATCAACTTGCCAGACCATTTGCTTAAAGTGTATCCACAACCCTTTGCCGAGGAACTACAGCTGGAATGGCAAACGCCTGATCTCCAATCCAGCTGGAACCTCAAAGTTTTTGATGTCACCGGACGGGTCATCATGGCCCAAACCCTGGGTAGTACCCGCGATAAACAGCTACGCCTCTCAACTGCTCTTTGGAAAAAAGGCCTTTACTGGCTACAAATCAGCGATGGGAAACAGCAAATTGTCCGAAAGTTGGCCAAGATGTAA